A single region of the Anoplolepis gracilipes chromosome 1, ASM4749672v1, whole genome shotgun sequence genome encodes:
- the LOC140672259 gene encoding uncharacterized protein: MSRISRKKELLQKINNISEECSEIDECLQSESEDELNDSFESDHELDSDYENYSSSTNEEEDNLNASRGRKRMRLLTDSEDDSEESNERQNIEIAIDGTVWKKIETSSSPGRLPLHTIFKDVSGPTGHAKRNIMMGKCI, encoded by the exons ATGTCCCGAATTTCAAGAAAGAAGGagttattgcaaaaaataaataatataagtgaaGAATGCTCTGAAATTGATGAATGCTTACAATCTGAAAGTGAAGATGAGTTGAATGATTCTTTCGAAAGTGACCACGAATTGGATAGCGATTATGAAAATTACTCGTCAAGCACTAATGAAGAGGAAGATAATTTGAATGCAAGTAGAGGACGAAAGAGAATGAGATTATTGACGGATTCTGAAGACGATAGTGAAGAAAGCAATGAACggcaaaatattgaaattgctATTGATGGAACAGTTTGGAAAAAGATCGAAACAAGTTCCTCTCCTGGCAGACTACCTCTTCATACCATTTTCAAAGATGTATCTGGTCCAACTGGACACGCCAAACGAAACATTATGATGGGCAAA TGCATATGA